A portion of the Eubacterium maltosivorans genome contains these proteins:
- a CDS encoding ammonium transporter — MEMQQLADIVWVFLAACLVMFMQPGFAMVETGFTRAKNAGNIIMKNFVDFMVGSVLFLCVGFAVMFGGDGAIIGTAGFFNPTALSLDQFDAVTPELFIFFQTVFCATAATIVSGAVAGRTKFTAYCICSAFVSLIIYPVSGHWIWGGGWLAQMGFIDFAGSTAVHSVGGWVALMGAIMVGPRIGKYNKDGSANAIPGHSLTLGALGVFILWFAWFGFNCGSTLAVNGDIGHIAMTTNLAACVGGLTVMFFTWLRYGKPDVSMTLNGVLAGLVGITAGCQVITLWGALLVGLICGITVSLLVPFIDAKLRIDDPVGAISVHGGCGVMGTLLVGLLANYAPGTEDAVTGLLYGGGFTLLGVQLLGIISVAAWALLTSGAMFFIIKKCHGLRVPRVVEIEGLDVHEHGCEAYADFVSRIQ; from the coding sequence ATGGAAATGCAGCAATTAGCAGATATTGTATGGGTTTTCCTGGCAGCCTGCCTTGTTATGTTCATGCAGCCAGGCTTTGCCATGGTAGAAACTGGCTTTACCCGCGCCAAAAATGCCGGTAATATTATCATGAAAAATTTCGTCGACTTTATGGTCGGCTCTGTCCTGTTCCTGTGTGTGGGTTTTGCCGTTATGTTTGGCGGCGACGGCGCCATCATCGGCACTGCCGGTTTCTTCAATCCCACTGCCCTGTCTCTGGATCAGTTTGACGCTGTTACGCCAGAGCTGTTCATTTTCTTTCAGACGGTTTTTTGCGCAACCGCAGCCACCATCGTGTCTGGCGCTGTTGCCGGAAGAACAAAATTTACCGCCTACTGTATTTGCTCTGCCTTTGTCAGCCTCATCATCTACCCCGTTTCAGGCCACTGGATCTGGGGCGGCGGCTGGCTGGCACAGATGGGCTTTATCGACTTTGCCGGCTCCACCGCTGTCCACTCCGTGGGCGGCTGGGTTGCACTGATGGGCGCAATTATGGTTGGGCCGCGCATCGGTAAATACAATAAAGACGGCTCAGCCAATGCCATTCCAGGCCATTCTCTGACACTGGGCGCCTTGGGCGTATTCATCCTTTGGTTTGCATGGTTTGGCTTTAACTGCGGCTCCACACTGGCTGTAAACGGCGATATCGGCCATATTGCCATGACCACCAACCTGGCTGCCTGTGTCGGCGGTTTAACCGTCATGTTCTTTACCTGGCTGCGCTATGGAAAGCCTGATGTCTCCATGACACTCAACGGTGTGCTGGCAGGACTGGTCGGCATCACTGCCGGCTGTCAGGTCATCACGCTGTGGGGCGCACTTCTCGTTGGTCTGATCTGTGGCATCACCGTCTCCCTCCTGGTTCCTTTTATCGACGCAAAGCTCAGAATCGACGATCCTGTGGGCGCCATCAGCGTCCACGGCGGCTGCGGCGTTATGGGTACTCTGCTGGTTGGCCTTTTAGCCAACTACGCGCCCGGCACCGAGGACGCTGTCACCGGATTGCTTTACGGCGGCGGCTTCACCCTGCTGGGTGTTCAGCTTCTGGGGATTATCTCAGTGGCCGCCTGGGCTCTTTTAACCTCTGGCGCAATGTTCTTCATCATTAAAAAATGCCACGGTCTCCGGGTTCCGCGGGTGGTCGAAATTGAGGGGCTCGATGTTCATGAGCATGGATGCGAGGCCTATGCAGACTTTGTAAGCAGAATCCAGTAA
- a CDS encoding Maf family protein, protein MKTILASASPRRKELMTLAGIPFEARPVDADETILCCTPPEGAVMMLATRKAQLAAEHFPDDLIIGADTIVAVGKHIYGKPDTSEEAFEMLSALSGKTHQVFTGVCIYTKSGHRNAFCTRTDVTFFPLSEEEIRAYIATGEPMDKAGAYGIQGKGALLVEKIDGDYYNVVGLPISRLVRELKSFKAQIGQSQK, encoded by the coding sequence ATGAAAACCATACTCGCCTCTGCGTCACCGCGGCGCAAAGAGCTCATGACCCTGGCTGGCATTCCCTTTGAAGCCCGCCCGGTAGACGCTGATGAAACCATTCTCTGCTGTACCCCGCCAGAGGGCGCGGTCATGATGCTGGCCACCCGAAAAGCCCAGCTGGCCGCCGAACATTTCCCGGATGATCTCATCATCGGCGCGGATACCATCGTCGCGGTCGGTAAGCACATTTACGGTAAGCCTGATACCAGTGAAGAGGCCTTTGAGATGCTCTCCGCGCTCTCCGGCAAAACGCATCAGGTCTTTACAGGCGTCTGTATTTACACCAAATCCGGCCATCGAAACGCCTTCTGCACACGCACAGATGTTACTTTCTTTCCTCTGTCTGAGGAAGAAATACGGGCATATATCGCCACCGGAGAACCCATGGATAAGGCCGGCGCCTACGGCATTCAGGGAAAAGGCGCCCTGCTTGTGGAAAAGATTGATGGTGATTACTACAATGTGGTCGGCCTGCCCATCAGCCGGCTGGTACGAGAACTCAAAAGCTTTAAAGCGCAGATAGGACAGTCCCAAAAATAA
- a CDS encoding DMT family transporter: protein MKNSKSIVYGSFIILQCMFWGLGNPVAKIGMETISPFYCLALRFLIAFIICYGLFYKKIKAQINKNNFKDAVAISIFNSAAFIFSTLALIYSSATIAGFLMALAVIFTPFMSYIVLGKKLKKRTLLFVGLVVLGLYFLCGSQGSFSFGIGELLALLSSVSYAATITYSSKHITNIGPEVLSTIQSGVAAVICFIFAFLLEDGRVLTQAGLAGWSAVVYLAIGCTVIAYLLQNVALKHLSAVFVSLALCSEPIFTAFFSFFLLGERLTLSGIFGAALIMASIVLASLFNGE from the coding sequence ATGAAAAATTCAAAAAGTATTGTATACGGAAGCTTTATTATTTTGCAGTGCATGTTCTGGGGACTGGGGAATCCTGTTGCTAAAATAGGGATGGAAACGATCTCCCCTTTTTATTGTCTTGCCCTGCGTTTCTTGATTGCCTTTATCATCTGTTATGGTTTATTTTACAAAAAGATCAAGGCACAGATCAATAAAAATAATTTTAAGGACGCGGTGGCTATCAGTATTTTTAATTCTGCGGCCTTTATTTTTTCAACGCTGGCGCTCATTTACAGCAGCGCCACCATTGCAGGGTTTTTGATGGCACTGGCGGTTATTTTTACTCCATTCATGTCCTATATCGTTCTGGGCAAAAAATTAAAAAAACGGACGCTTCTCTTTGTCGGGCTGGTCGTGCTGGGCTTGTATTTTCTGTGTGGAAGCCAGGGGAGCTTTAGTTTTGGAATCGGTGAGCTGCTGGCTCTGCTCAGCTCGGTTTCCTACGCGGCGACGATTACTTACAGCTCAAAGCATATAACCAATATCGGGCCAGAGGTATTGTCGACCATTCAATCTGGTGTGGCAGCAGTGATCTGCTTTATTTTTGCGTTTCTTCTGGAGGATGGACGGGTGCTCACCCAGGCCGGACTCGCTGGATGGTCCGCCGTGGTGTATCTGGCTATTGGCTGTACGGTAATAGCTTACCTGCTTCAAAATGTTGCCCTTAAGCATCTGTCAGCTGTCTTTGTATCGCTGGCGCTTTGCTCGGAACCCATCTTTACAGCCTTTTTTTCATTCTTTTTACTGGGGGAACGCCTCACGCTCAGCGGTATTTTTGGCGCTGCTCTGATCATGGCAAGCATTGTGCTGGCCTCGCTCTTTAACGGAGAGTGA
- a CDS encoding phosphoenolpyruvate hydrolase family protein: protein MNQQTRAEIVKMYKEQRAKGDILVGVGAGTGITAKSSERGGADMLIIYNSGRYRMAGRGSLAGLLSYGDANQIVVEMASEVLPVVKDTPVLAGVCGTDPFRVMDVFLKELKDMGFSGVQNFPTVGLIDGVFRQNLEETDMGYDLEVEMIRKAHELDLLTTPYVFDPDQARKMAEAGADILVAHMGLTTKGTIGAKTALTLDDCVVKVRDIMEAGREVNPDIMVICHGGPIAEPEDAKYVIDRIDGIDGFFGASSIERFAAEKGITAQTEAFKEIKK from the coding sequence ATGAATCAACAAACAAGAGCGGAAATTGTTAAAATGTATAAGGAACAGAGAGCTAAAGGCGATATTTTAGTTGGTGTCGGCGCAGGTACCGGGATCACAGCTAAAAGCAGTGAACGCGGCGGCGCAGACATGCTGATTATCTACAACTCCGGCCGTTACAGAATGGCTGGACGCGGCTCTCTGGCGGGCTTGCTGTCCTATGGCGACGCTAACCAGATCGTTGTTGAAATGGCGTCTGAGGTACTGCCGGTTGTTAAGGATACCCCAGTACTTGCTGGTGTCTGCGGTACAGATCCTTTCCGCGTTATGGATGTTTTCTTAAAAGAATTAAAAGACATGGGGTTCAGCGGCGTTCAGAACTTCCCGACTGTTGGTTTGATCGACGGCGTTTTCAGACAGAATCTGGAAGAAACAGACATGGGTTATGATCTGGAAGTTGAAATGATCCGTAAAGCGCATGAGCTGGATCTTCTGACGACACCTTATGTTTTTGATCCAGACCAGGCACGTAAAATGGCAGAAGCCGGCGCGGATATTTTAGTTGCACACATGGGGTTAACCACTAAAGGAACCATTGGCGCGAAAACTGCTTTAACGCTGGATGACTGTGTTGTAAAAGTACGCGACATCATGGAAGCCGGCCGTGAAGTTAATCCGGACATTATGGTTATCTGCCATGGCGGCCCGATTGCAGAACCAGAGGATGCCAAATATGTTATTGACCGTATCGACGGTATTGACGGTTTCTTCGGCGCTTCCAGCATCGAACGGTTTGCGGCGGAAAAAGGGATTACCGCTCAGACAGAGGCCTTTAAAGAAATTAAAAAATAA
- a CDS encoding Tm-1-like ATP-binding domain-containing protein encodes MKTIAIAGTFDSKGHEYAYVKDLIESLGLNTLTINTGVFEPVFEADVSNEEVAKAAGADIKEIAAKGDRAYATEILSKGMEILVPQLYQEGKFDGIISFGGSGGTSLVTPGMRKLPIGVPKVMVSTMASGDVSNYVGTSDIVMMPSVVDVAGLNSISTKIFANAAFAIAGMVKFEDTHVIEKKPLVAATMFGVTTPCLTAAQEYLEDRGYEVLIFHATGTGGQSMEALVEGGFIEGVLDITTTEWADELVGGILAAGPHRLEAAGKMGVPQVVSVGAVDMVNFGPMDSVPEKFKGRNLYKHNPMITLMRTTVEENKEIGHVIAEKLSAAKGPATIMLPLKGVSGIDAEGEPFYGPEEDKMLFDTIRSEVNRDVVDLEEFDMHVNDKEFAEAAAQRLIDLMQAAK; translated from the coding sequence TTGAAGACAATCGCAATTGCAGGAACATTTGATTCTAAGGGTCATGAATACGCGTATGTCAAGGATCTGATCGAAAGCCTAGGACTGAACACACTGACCATTAATACTGGCGTTTTTGAACCGGTATTTGAAGCAGATGTTTCCAACGAGGAAGTCGCGAAAGCGGCGGGGGCAGACATAAAGGAAATTGCAGCTAAGGGTGACCGTGCTTACGCGACAGAGATTTTATCAAAGGGAATGGAAATTCTTGTTCCACAGCTATACCAGGAAGGTAAGTTTGACGGAATCATTTCTTTTGGCGGAAGCGGCGGCACCTCTCTGGTAACACCGGGGATGCGTAAACTGCCCATCGGCGTTCCCAAGGTAATGGTATCCACCATGGCCTCTGGCGACGTGTCAAATTATGTCGGCACCAGCGATATTGTCATGATGCCGTCTGTTGTGGATGTAGCGGGCCTAAACTCCATATCCACTAAAATCTTTGCCAATGCGGCCTTTGCTATTGCTGGTATGGTGAAATTTGAAGATACTCATGTGATCGAGAAAAAACCACTGGTAGCGGCCACAATGTTTGGTGTTACCACTCCATGCCTCACAGCAGCCCAGGAATATCTGGAAGACAGAGGCTATGAAGTGCTGATTTTCCATGCAACGGGTACAGGCGGACAGTCTATGGAAGCCCTGGTGGAAGGCGGCTTTATCGAGGGTGTCCTGGATATTACGACAACGGAATGGGCCGACGAGCTGGTCGGCGGTATTTTAGCGGCAGGCCCGCACCGTTTGGAAGCAGCCGGTAAAATGGGTGTTCCACAGGTTGTTTCGGTCGGCGCTGTCGATATGGTTAACTTTGGCCCAATGGATTCTGTCCCGGAAAAATTCAAGGGGCGTAATCTGTATAAGCATAATCCGATGATTACTCTCATGCGGACAACCGTAGAAGAAAATAAGGAAATCGGCCATGTTATCGCGGAAAAGCTGAGCGCAGCCAAAGGGCCGGCAACCATCATGCTACCGCTTAAAGGGGTATCAGGTATTGACGCTGAGGGTGAGCCCTTTTATGGTCCAGAAGAGGATAAAATGCTCTTTGATACCATCCGCAGTGAAGTTAACCGCGATGTGGTGGATCTGGAAGAATTTGACATGCATGTCAATGATAAGGAATTTGCAGAAGCGGCAGCTCAAAGATTAATCGACTTAATGCAGGCTGCAAAATAA
- a CDS encoding phosphoenolpyruvate hydrolase family protein has product MLSREAFLEKLKKEIEAENHLIAVASGTGLTAKYAIQGGADFLLALNSGIFRGMGRGSLGGLLPYANSNDMVYEFGVRELIPLVGDFPVIFGLNATDPTRDMTAYLDKIKRSGFIGINNYPTIGLIDGKFREALEESGSAFEYEVEAFRIAHEQGMVTVAFVFDEDQAEAMLDAGTDILCVHLGLTQGGMLGAAKALSLVASKDRVEAIYALCDRRRPEVIKMLYGGPVKTPVDVQYMYQNTTAHGYIGGSAFDRIPTEKSLMNITKAFKTTDDIDESDLMSKMLNGITKYYDYTGFIKEYVKENYMNEISFLDLAKVCHVSRSHLSALFKKEVGCSFPEYLVNFRIHKAAKLLKEENLRVSEVSELVGYQDVAHFSKMFKKYMGVSPKTVKHKT; this is encoded by the coding sequence ATGCTTTCGAGGGAAGCTTTTCTGGAGAAACTGAAAAAAGAAATTGAGGCAGAGAACCATTTGATTGCAGTCGCATCTGGAACAGGACTGACAGCAAAATACGCAATTCAGGGCGGCGCTGATTTTCTTCTGGCCTTGAACTCAGGCATTTTCCGCGGGATGGGGCGAGGTTCTCTCGGCGGGCTTTTACCCTACGCCAACAGCAATGATATGGTCTATGAGTTTGGTGTACGGGAGCTTATTCCGCTGGTAGGCGATTTTCCTGTTATATTTGGCTTAAACGCCACAGACCCTACAAGGGATATGACCGCTTATCTAGATAAAATTAAGCGGAGTGGGTTTATCGGGATTAATAATTATCCGACGATTGGTCTCATTGACGGTAAATTCAGGGAGGCACTGGAGGAAAGCGGCAGCGCTTTTGAGTATGAGGTAGAGGCCTTTCGTATAGCCCATGAGCAGGGAATGGTGACGGTAGCTTTTGTATTTGATGAAGACCAGGCGGAGGCGATGCTGGACGCTGGAACAGACATACTCTGTGTGCATCTTGGCCTTACTCAGGGCGGTATGCTCGGGGCGGCAAAGGCACTGTCTCTGGTAGCCAGCAAAGACCGTGTTGAAGCAATTTATGCACTTTGTGACCGGCGGCGCCCTGAAGTGATTAAAATGCTCTATGGCGGCCCGGTAAAAACGCCGGTAGATGTGCAGTATATGTATCAAAACACCACTGCCCACGGTTATATCGGAGGCTCAGCCTTTGACCGGATTCCCACTGAAAAGTCTCTTATGAACATTACCAAGGCTTTTAAGACAACTGACGACATCGATGAGAGTGATCTGATGTCCAAGATGCTCAATGGGATTACCAAGTATTACGACTATACGGGTTTTATAAAGGAATATGTGAAGGAAAACTATATGAATGAGATATCCTTTCTAGATCTCGCAAAGGTCTGCCATGTTTCCAGAAGCCATTTGAGCGCTCTGTTTAAAAAGGAGGTGGGATGCAGCTTTCCAGAGTATCTGGTCAACTTCAGAATTCATAAGGCGGCCAAGCTGCTGAAAGAAGAAAACTTAAGGGTTTCTGAAGTGTCTGAGCTGGTAGGTTATCAGGATGTAGCCCATTTCAGTAAAATGTTCAAGAAATATATGGGGGTTTCACCGAAAACGGTTAAACATAAGACATAA
- the thiC gene encoding phosphomethylpyrimidine synthase ThiC — MTLLEKAKCGEITAEMQYVAEKEGVRPEFICEGVANGDIVILYSSRENIHPVAVGKGLFTKVSASVGMYEEADTIDGEMAKIDAAVKAHADTIMDLSVRGPIEEMREKVLSTVGRPVGTLPMYETLSVAEAKYGTALDMTPDDMFDMIEKQASQGVAFIAVHPGTTLSVIHRAKDEGRIDPLVSYGGSHLIGWMLYNNTENPLYTEFDRLIEICKKYDVVLSFADGMRPGCIADSLDHAQVEELVILGGLVRRAREAGVQVMVKGPGHVPLDEIATTVQLEKKLCYGAPYFVFGCLPTDAAAGYDHITSAIGGAVAAYAGADFLCYVTPAEHIGMPNVDDVYQGVMASRIAAHAGDVAKGHPQAVKWDLDMSVARRAMNWKEQFKLSIDPETAERVWRERSTSFTSECTMCGKYCAMKIVEKYLRAE, encoded by the coding sequence ATGACTTTGTTGGAAAAAGCGAAATGCGGTGAAATTACCGCGGAAATGCAGTACGTTGCTGAAAAAGAAGGCGTTCGCCCAGAGTTTATCTGCGAGGGCGTCGCTAACGGTGATATTGTCATTCTTTACAGCTCAAGAGAAAACATTCATCCCGTGGCTGTTGGTAAGGGCCTGTTTACCAAGGTCAGCGCCAGTGTGGGAATGTATGAGGAAGCCGACACCATCGACGGTGAAATGGCAAAAATCGACGCGGCTGTCAAGGCTCACGCCGATACCATTATGGATCTCTCTGTCCGCGGCCCCATTGAAGAAATGCGCGAAAAGGTACTCTCCACGGTTGGCCGTCCAGTCGGCACGCTGCCCATGTACGAAACCCTGTCTGTCGCCGAAGCCAAATATGGCACTGCGCTGGATATGACGCCGGACGATATGTTCGACATGATTGAAAAACAGGCGTCACAGGGCGTTGCCTTCATCGCAGTGCACCCCGGAACCACCCTCTCTGTTATTCACCGCGCCAAGGATGAAGGCCGTATCGATCCCCTTGTGAGCTACGGCGGCTCCCACCTCATTGGCTGGATGCTCTATAACAATACCGAAAATCCTTTGTATACTGAATTTGACCGCCTCATTGAAATCTGCAAAAAATACGACGTTGTGCTGAGCTTTGCGGACGGTATGCGTCCGGGCTGTATTGCAGACTCCCTCGACCATGCCCAGGTTGAGGAGCTGGTCATTCTCGGCGGTCTGGTCAGACGTGCCAGAGAAGCCGGCGTGCAGGTCATGGTTAAAGGACCTGGCCATGTGCCGCTCGATGAAATCGCCACGACTGTACAGCTTGAAAAGAAGCTCTGCTACGGCGCTCCTTACTTTGTATTCGGCTGTCTGCCCACCGACGCAGCTGCCGGTTATGACCACATCACCTCTGCCATCGGCGGCGCGGTTGCCGCTTACGCCGGCGCAGATTTTCTCTGCTATGTCACCCCGGCTGAGCATATTGGTATGCCAAATGTCGATGATGTCTATCAGGGCGTCATGGCCTCACGCATTGCCGCTCATGCCGGCGATGTAGCAAAAGGGCATCCTCAGGCTGTCAAATGGGATTTGGATATGTCTGTCGCCCGCCGGGCCATGAACTGGAAAGAACAGTTCAAGCTTTCCATCGACCCTGAAACCGCCGAGCGTGTCTGGCGTGAACGCAGCACCAGCTTTACCTCGGAATGTACCATGTGCGGTAAATACTGCGCCATGAAAATTGTTGAAAAATATTTGAGAGCAGAGTAA
- the bzaB gene encoding B12 lower ligand biosynthesis ThiC-like protein BzaB, producing the protein MTQMLEARKGHITEEMEKVALIEGVTPEFVREGVAKGHIVIPKNKFRSRDKICGIGGGLDVKVNGLMGTSSDRNDMEMEAKKLRILEECGANAFMDLSTGDDIDAMRKQSLTISNIAAGCVPVYQASVEAIEKHGSMVGMTEDELFDTVEKQCQEGMDFMAIHSALNWSVLNALKKSGRVTDVVSRGGSFLTAWMFHNEKENPLYEHFDRLLEILKATDTVLSIGDAIRPGANADSLDSAQVQGLIVAGELTKRALEAGVQVMIEGPGHVPLNQIATTMQLQKQLCYGVPYYILGFLATDVAPGYDNITGAIGGAFAGMHGADFLCYLTPAEHLGLPNEDDVRMGVRTTKIAADAANVLKRGGNAWNRSLAMSKARVARDEKAQVANALDPEYLESKLKAEPESHGCAACGKSKCPADVAAEFFGIA; encoded by the coding sequence ATGACACAGATGCTAGAAGCCCGCAAAGGCCACATTACAGAAGAAATGGAAAAGGTCGCCCTGATTGAAGGGGTTACCCCGGAATTTGTACGCGAAGGGGTCGCCAAGGGCCACATCGTTATCCCCAAAAATAAATTTCGCAGCCGCGATAAAATCTGCGGTATTGGCGGCGGTCTGGATGTAAAAGTTAACGGTCTTATGGGAACCTCCTCCGACCGTAACGATATGGAAATGGAAGCAAAGAAGCTGCGTATTCTGGAAGAATGCGGCGCCAATGCCTTTATGGATTTATCCACCGGCGACGATATTGACGCCATGCGCAAACAGAGTCTTACAATCTCCAATATTGCGGCAGGCTGTGTGCCTGTTTATCAGGCCAGCGTTGAAGCCATTGAAAAGCACGGCAGCATGGTTGGCATGACCGAGGATGAGCTCTTTGACACCGTTGAAAAGCAATGCCAGGAAGGCATGGACTTTATGGCCATCCACTCTGCCTTAAACTGGTCTGTTCTCAACGCTCTCAAAAAAAGCGGCCGCGTCACCGACGTTGTCAGCCGAGGTGGCTCTTTCCTGACAGCCTGGATGTTCCACAACGAAAAGGAAAATCCGCTGTACGAGCATTTTGACCGTCTCCTTGAAATTCTCAAGGCTACGGATACCGTATTATCCATCGGTGACGCCATCCGCCCCGGTGCCAATGCAGACTCTCTGGACTCCGCCCAGGTACAGGGCCTCATCGTTGCCGGCGAGCTGACCAAGCGTGCGCTGGAGGCTGGTGTGCAGGTCATGATCGAAGGGCCTGGTCACGTGCCGCTTAACCAGATCGCAACCACCATGCAGCTCCAGAAGCAGCTCTGCTACGGTGTTCCCTACTATATCTTAGGCTTCCTGGCAACCGATGTGGCACCAGGCTATGATAATATTACCGGGGCCATTGGCGGCGCCTTTGCCGGCATGCACGGCGCAGACTTCCTCTGTTATCTGACTCCGGCCGAACACCTTGGCCTGCCAAACGAAGACGATGTACGTATGGGTGTCCGTACAACCAAAATTGCGGCGGACGCCGCCAATGTCCTAAAACGTGGCGGCAATGCGTGGAATCGCTCTCTGGCAATGTCCAAGGCGCGGGTGGCGCGGGATGAAAAAGCCCAGGTTGCCAACGCTCTTGATCCAGAATACCTTGAAAGCAAGCTGAAAGCTGAGCCCGAAAGCCACGGCTGTGCTGCCTGCGGCAAAAGCAAGTGCCCGGCAGATGTCGCCGCTGAATTTTTCGGCATTGCCTGA
- the cobT gene encoding nicotinate-nucleotide--dimethylbenzimidazole phosphoribosyltransferase produces MSALTLKEVIENIEPKDPDWESRACAHVESLAIPPWSLGQVLTLGVQLAGIKRTIHPCVDKKMILTMAADHGIAEEGVSAFPQEVTMQMVANIVAGGAGVNVLGKASGAEVRLVDMGVKEDMPELVKKGAVIDAKIAHGSENFHKGPAMSRDQAVAALEAGINVASKVIQEEGVELLGTGDLGIGNTTPSAAILAVMGEYPLTSITGRGTGLNNAGLMHKIKIIRESIALNNPDKNDALDVLSKVGGYDIAGIAGMILSAAYHKVPVVVDGFISTAGALIAKGLCPTCADYMIASHQSEEPGHQMMWQTLGMHPLLNLNFRLGEGTGAAVAMHLVECAARCMNDMLTFEDAGVTNGLA; encoded by the coding sequence ATGAGTGCATTAACTTTAAAAGAAGTTATTGAAAATATTGAACCAAAAGACCCCGATTGGGAATCCAGGGCCTGCGCACATGTGGAGTCACTCGCTATTCCGCCATGGAGCCTGGGTCAGGTTTTGACCCTGGGCGTCCAGCTGGCCGGAATTAAACGGACCATCCACCCCTGTGTGGATAAAAAAATGATCTTAACCATGGCGGCTGACCACGGCATCGCCGAGGAAGGTGTCTCGGCCTTTCCTCAGGAGGTTACCATGCAGATGGTCGCCAATATTGTCGCCGGAGGGGCAGGCGTCAACGTTTTGGGAAAAGCCTCCGGTGCAGAGGTGCGGCTGGTGGATATGGGCGTTAAGGAGGATATGCCCGAGCTGGTAAAAAAGGGCGCCGTCATCGACGCCAAGATCGCTCACGGCAGCGAAAACTTCCATAAGGGGCCGGCCATGAGCAGAGATCAGGCTGTCGCCGCCCTGGAGGCAGGTATCAACGTCGCTTCTAAAGTGATTCAGGAGGAGGGCGTCGAGCTGTTGGGCACCGGCGACCTGGGTATTGGCAACACCACCCCCAGCGCGGCCATACTCGCCGTCATGGGCGAATATCCCCTGACCTCCATTACGGGACGGGGCACAGGCCTTAACAACGCCGGCCTTATGCATAAAATTAAAATTATCCGCGAATCCATCGCCCTTAACAATCCCGATAAAAATGACGCCCTGGACGTACTGTCAAAGGTGGGCGGCTACGACATCGCCGGTATTGCCGGCATGATCCTGAGCGCAGCCTACCATAAGGTTCCGGTGGTTGTGGACGGCTTTATCTCCACTGCCGGAGCGTTAATCGCAAAGGGACTCTGCCCCACCTGCGCAGACTATATGATCGCTTCTCACCAGTCCGAGGAGCCAGGGCATCAAATGATGTGGCAGACCCTGGGAATGCATCCGCTTCTAAATCTTAATTTCCGTCTTGGCGAGGGCACCGGTGCTGCGGTGGCCATGCATCTCGTAGAGTGCGCCGCCCGGTGCATGAACGACATGCTCACCTTTGAAGACGCAGGAGTCACCAATGGCCTCGCTTAA